A single genomic interval of Melanotaenia boesemani isolate fMelBoe1 chromosome 4, fMelBoe1.pri, whole genome shotgun sequence harbors:
- the LOC121639072 gene encoding histone H4: MSGRGKGGKGLGKGGAKRHRKVLRDNIQGITKPAIRRLARRGGVKRISGLIYEETRGVLKVFLENVIRDAVTYTEHAKRKTVTAMDVVYALKRQGRTLYGFGG, encoded by the coding sequence ATGAGTGGACGAGGCAAAGGAGGAAAGGGACTTGGAAAAGGAGGCGCTAAGCGCCACAGGAAGGTTCTCCGTGATAACATTCAGGGAATCACCAAACCCGCTATCCGCCGTCTGGCTCGCCGTGGTGGCGTGAAGCGTATCTCCGGTCTAATCTACGAAGAGACTCGTGGTGTGTTGAAGGTTTTCCTGGAGAACGTAATCCGTGACGCTGTCACTTACACCGAGCACGCCAAGAGAAAGACCGTGACTGCCATGGACGTGGTTTATGCTCTGAAGAGGCAGGGCCGTACTCTGTACGGCTTTGGAGGTTAA
- the LOC121638339 gene encoding histone H2B 1/2, translating into MPEPAKSAPKKGSKKAVTKTAGKGGKKKRKTRKESYAIYVYKVLKQVHPDTGISSKAMSIMNSFVNDIFERIAAEASRLAHYNKRSTITSREIQTAVRLLLPGELAKHAVSEGTKAVTKYTSSK; encoded by the coding sequence ATGCCTGAACCGGCAAAGTCTGCGCCCAAGAAGGGCTCCAAGAAAGCCGTGACCAAAACCGCCggcaaaggaggaaagaagaagagaaagaccAGGAAGGAGAGCTACGCCATCTATGTATACAAGGTGCTGAAGCAGGTCCATCCTGATACCGGTATCTCTTCCAAGGCCATGAGCATCATGAACTCGTTTGTTAACGACATCTTTGAGCGCATCGCTGCGGAGGCGTCTCGTCTGGCTCATTACAACAAACGCTCCACCATCACCTCCAGGGAGATCCAGACTGCCGTCCGCCTTCTACTGCCCGGTGAGCTGGCCAAGCACGCCGTGTCTGAGGGAACCAAGGCCGTCACCAAGTACACCAGCTCCAAGTAA
- the LOC121638379 gene encoding histone H3 produces the protein MARTKQTARKSTGGKAPRKQLATKAARKSAPATGGVKKPHRYRPGTVALREIRRYQKSTELLIRKLPFQRLVREIAQDFKTDLRFQSSAVMALQEASEAYLVGLFEDTNLCAIHAKRVTIMPKDIQLARRIRGERA, from the coding sequence ATGGCAAGAACCAAGCAGACTGCTCGTAAATCCACTGGAGGCAAAGCTCCCAGGAAGCAGCTGGCCACCAAGGCTGCCCGTAAAAGCGCCCCGGCCACCGGCGGCGTGAAGAAGCCTCACCGCTACAGGCCCGGTACTGTAGCTCTCAGAGAGATCCGTCGCTACCAGAAATCCACGGAGCTGCTCATCCGGAAGCTGCCCTTCCAGCGCCTGGTCAGAGAAATCGCTCAGGACTTCAAGACCGACCTGCGTTTCCAGAGCTCTGCTGTCATGGCTCTGCAGGAGGCCAGCGAGGCTTACCTGGTCGGTCTCTTCGAGGACACCAACCTGTGCGCCATCCACGCCAAGAGGGTCACCATCATGCCCAAAGACATCCAGCTGGCCCGCCGCATCCGTGGAGAGAGAGCTTAA
- the LOC121638382 gene encoding histone H2A-like, giving the protein MSGRGKTGGKARAKAKTRSSRAGLQFPVGRVHRLLRKGNYAQRVGAGAPVYLAAVLEYLTAEILELAGNAARDNKKTRIIPRHLQLAVRNDEELNKLLGGVTIAQGGVLPNIQAVLLPKKTEKPAKAK; this is encoded by the coding sequence ATGAGTGGCCGCGGAAAGACCGGAGGCAAAGCCAGAGCCAAGGCAAAGACCCGCTCCTCCCGAGCTGGACTCCAGTTCCCAGTCGGTCGTGTTCACAGGCTGCTGCGTAAAGGAAACTATGCGCAGCGCGTGGGAGCCGGAGCCCCCGTGTACCTGGCTGCTGTGCTGGAGTATCTGACCGCTGAGATCCTGGAGCTGGCTGGAAACGCCGCACGAGACAACAAGAAGACTCGTATCATCCCCCGTCACCTGCAGCTGGCTGTCCGCAACGACGAGGAGCTCAACAAGCTGCTGGGCGGAGTGACGATCGCTCAGGGCGGCGTGCTGCCCAACATCCAGGCGGTCCTGCTGCCCAAGAAGACCGAGAAGCCCGCCAAGGCCAAGTAG